The stretch of DNA TCTCAAACCGCGGTACTTCCGCGAAAAAAAGTAAATGGAAACGCGGGTGCAAAATAAATCGCGGAAATGTCCGAAACCGCTGATAAAATGCCATCGCCGGGGCTATTGGCTCAAGCATCTTCGCACTACGTCACATTGAGTTATTATATTATAAGGCACCTTGCCTGTCAACTGTTTTTTCTTGTAATTTTCAACAAAATTCCTGTTTTCAGAAAAACTCAATTCCCATCAATGTCAGCCCCTGCGCCGGCGCTGTGGGGCCTGCAGCCCCGCGGTCACAGGCTTTTAAAATCTTATCCATACGTTCCGGCGGATACTGTCCGTTCCCGATCTCGATCAGAGTTCCTGAAATAATACGCACCATATTGTAAAGGAAACCTGTTCCTGAAATGCGGATGGTCACCATATCACCATCTCTCCACACATCCATGGACGTCACGGTACGGATGGTGGTCTTCACCTGTGCGCCGGAGCCGCAGAAGCTGGCAAAATCATGGCGTCCGATCAGATAAGATGTTGCTTCCTTCATCTTATTCACATCCAGTTTATAATGGTAAAAATAAGAGTACAAACGCTCCGTTGGCACCGGAAACTTCCGGTTCAGGATACGATATTCATATGTTTTTTCACTGTCACAGTAACGGGGATGAAAATCCGGTTCCACTTCCTCCGACAGCTGAATACGGATATCCTCCGGAAGTCTCTGGTTCAATGCATAAGAAAATTTTTCTCCGGGTATTCTGGATTCGGTATCAAAAACCGCCACATTTCCAAGTGCATGAACCCCTGCGTCTGTGCGGCTTGCGCCGATCGTCTCGATCTTTTCTCCCAGAAGCTCACTTAAGGTATCGTTTAAAACGCCCTGAATGGTGATTCCATTTGGCTGTGTCTGCCAGCCTGAGTACTTGGTTCCATCATAAGCTACAACAAGTCCTACTCGTTTCATATAATATATTCCCTCCTGATACAGACATCCCTGCAGTACTTCCCATCCCAAAACAGACATACCGTCCAGCAAAATGCCTGCCTGATTCGGTTACAGTTCCGCTATGCAAAATGCAACGCTTCGGACCGTTCCATGTCTAAGTACCTGCAGGATTCGGTTACAGTCCTGCCACGCGGAATGCAACCCCCACAGCAAGATATACCACAAGGATCCCATAGGCCGCATAATCTCTTTTTTCGTAATGCAGCGGCTTCATCTGGGTTCTGTGCTCTCCACCATGGTAACACCTTGCTTCCATGGCCATTGCCAGATCATTGGCGCGGCGGAACGCTGAAATAAACAGCGGCACAAGAAGAGGGACCATATTTTTCGCCTTCTGGATCAGATTTCCGCTTTCAAAATCTGCACCTCTGGCAATCTGTGCCTTCATGATCTTATCCGTCTCCTCCAGAAGGATCGGGATAAAGCGAAGAGCAATGGACATCATCATGGCGATCTCATGTACCGGCACCCGGATCTTGTTCAGCGGACGGAGCAGTCTCTCCAGACCATCTGTCAGCTGATTCGGCGTGGTAGTCAATGTCATGATGGAAGAACCGATCACAAGGTAAACAAGACGGATCGCCATTCTTCCTGCAAGAACAAGGCCTTCCCTTGTGACCTTGATGATCCCGAAACGCCACAGCACTTCGCCAGGCGTCAGGATGATATTGAACACAACCGTGATCAAAAGGATCATAACGATAGCCTTCAGACCCTTGAACATGAATTTCACCGGAACCTTGGATATTGCGATCATAGCAACCAGAAATACTGTTGCTACCGCATATCCGAGAAATGTATGGAACAGGAACACAGAGATCAGAAATCCCAGAGTTCCCAGAAATTTGGTCCGTGGGTCCAGTCTGTGAAGAACGGATTTGGCCGGATAATACTGACCGATAGTAATATCTCTGATCATTTTTCCGCCCCTCCTTTGTTCAGTAATGGAGAGTTTGCCCGCGTAAGTGCGGCAAGGATGCTGTCTCTGGCTTCCTCCACCGTTGTGGCATCTGCATCCCCCTGCAGCCCATGTTCCTTCAGCGCATGCATGATATAAGTGATCTGCGGTGCGGCAAGTCCCATGGTTTCCAGTTCCTTATAATGTGAAAAAACCTTCTTCGGTTCATCATCAAATACAGCTTCTCCGTGGTTCATAACAATGAGACGCTCCACATATTTCGCAATATCCTCCATGCTGTGGGAAACCAGAACAATGGTTATCCCTCGCACCTTATGAAGCTCTGCGATCTGATCCAGGATATCATCCCTGCCCTTCGGATCAAGCCCTGCTGTGGGCTCGTCCAGAATCAGGATCTTCGGGTTCATTGCAAGAACCCCTGCAATAGCTACCCTTTTTTTCTGGCCTCCGGAAAGCTCAAAAGGTGATTTCTTGAAATTGGATTCTTTTACTCCAACCTGAATCAGAGCCTGCTTCGCTTCTTTCTCTGCTTCTTCCCTGGAAAGTCCCTGATTCATGGGGCCAAAACATACATCAGAGATCACATCATTTTCAAACAGCTGATGCTCCGGGTACTGGAACACCAGGCCAACCTCGCTTCGGAGCTGTTTCCGGTCATATTTCTCAGCCCACACATCTTCTCCGTTATACAGAACCTGGCCGGATGTTGGCTGTACCAGCGCATTCAGATGCTGGATCAGCGTGGATTTTCCGCTTCCTGTGTGTCCGATGATCCCGATAAACTGGCCATCCGGGATCACAAGGCTGACATCCTTCAGCGCATGGCTCTCATAGGCTGTCCCGGGGCTGTAGGTATAAGTTACATTTTTTAATTCGATTGACATAATGCGCTCACCAGCTCCTCTGTAGTCAGTATTCCATCCGGAACATCCACGCCGGATTTCTTCAGTTCATATGCAAGAAGTGTTACCTGTGGTACATCCAGTCCATACGCCTTAAGGGTATCCACCTGGGAAAAAATCTCTTTGGGATTTCCCTGCATCACAACATTTCCGCTGTCCATGACGTAGACACGGTCAGCATGGATCACTTCCTCCATGTAATGGGTGATCAAAATGACTGTTACCTTTTCCTTACGGTTCAGCTCCCGCACTGCCTCCAGGACTTCCTTTCTTCCGTTAGGATCCAGCATGGCGGTAGGCTCATCCAGGATGATGCACCGCGGGCGCATGGCCATCACGCCTGCAATAGCCACTCTCTGCTTCTGCCCTCCAGAAAGCTTGTTTGGGGACTGATAACGGTAGGCTGTCATACCGACTTTTTCCAGGCTGTCATTCACACGTTTCCAGATATCATCTGTAGGAACTCCCATGTTTTCCGGGCCAAAGCCTACGTCCTCTTCCACAACGGTTCCTATGATCTGGTTATCCGGATTCTGAAATACCATTCCTGCCTTCTGGCGTACCTTCCAGAGTTTGGTCTCTCTGGCGGTATCGATCCCGTCCACCAGCATCGTTCCCTCTGTTGGGATCAGAAGCGCATTCATATGCTTCGCCAGTGTGGATTTTCCGGATCCGTTATGTCCCAGAACTGCCACAAATTCTCCTGCTTCAATGTCCAGGTTCACATCATTG from Blautia sp. SC05B48 encodes:
- the truA gene encoding tRNA pseudouridine(38-40) synthase TruA translates to MKRVGLVVAYDGTKYSGWQTQPNGITIQGVLNDTLSELLGEKIETIGASRTDAGVHALGNVAVFDTESRIPGEKFSYALNQRLPEDIRIQLSEEVEPDFHPRYCDSEKTYEYRILNRKFPVPTERLYSYFYHYKLDVNKMKEATSYLIGRHDFASFCGSGAQVKTTIRTVTSMDVWRDGDMVTIRISGTGFLYNMVRIISGTLIEIGNGQYPPERMDKILKACDRGAAGPTAPAQGLTLMGIEFF
- a CDS encoding energy-coupling factor transporter transmembrane component T family protein — its product is MIRDITIGQYYPAKSVLHRLDPRTKFLGTLGFLISVFLFHTFLGYAVATVFLVAMIAISKVPVKFMFKGLKAIVMILLITVVFNIILTPGEVLWRFGIIKVTREGLVLAGRMAIRLVYLVIGSSIMTLTTTPNQLTDGLERLLRPLNKIRVPVHEIAMMMSIALRFIPILLEETDKIMKAQIARGADFESGNLIQKAKNMVPLLVPLFISAFRRANDLAMAMEARCYHGGEHRTQMKPLHYEKRDYAAYGILVVYLAVGVAFRVAGL
- a CDS encoding energy-coupling factor transporter ATPase gives rise to the protein MSIELKNVTYTYSPGTAYESHALKDVSLVIPDGQFIGIIGHTGSGKSTLIQHLNALVQPTSGQVLYNGEDVWAEKYDRKQLRSEVGLVFQYPEHQLFENDVISDVCFGPMNQGLSREEAEKEAKQALIQVGVKESNFKKSPFELSGGQKKRVAIAGVLAMNPKILILDEPTAGLDPKGRDDILDQIAELHKVRGITIVLVSHSMEDIAKYVERLIVMNHGEAVFDDEPKKVFSHYKELETMGLAAPQITYIMHALKEHGLQGDADATTVEEARDSILAALTRANSPLLNKGGAEK
- a CDS encoding energy-coupling factor transporter ATPase translates to MGIIKALKLGFDYQRYDDDGNVVDMQRAVNDVNLDIEAGEFVAVLGHNGSGKSTLAKHMNALLIPTEGTMLVDGIDTARETKLWKVRQKAGMVFQNPDNQIIGTVVEEDVGFGPENMGVPTDDIWKRVNDSLEKVGMTAYRYQSPNKLSGGQKQRVAIAGVMAMRPRCIILDEPTAMLDPNGRKEVLEAVRELNRKEKVTVILITHYMEEVIHADRVYVMDSGNVVMQGNPKEIFSQVDTLKAYGLDVPQVTLLAYELKKSGVDVPDGILTTEELVSALCQSN